The following nucleotide sequence is from Salvia miltiorrhiza cultivar Shanhuang (shh) chromosome 7, IMPLAD_Smil_shh, whole genome shotgun sequence.
ACTGAAGATCAAGTCATTAATTTTTGACGAGGGAAATGTTTGATAAATCCGTTTTCAtgtaatgataaaaaaaaaatcagttttAAAATACATTATTTGCTAAAATAATGAcgttagagcactcccagcagaaatcccaaaattatgctcttatattcctccctaaagctttcctatttaattttaggatctcgattttataaatgtatACACCacatctcctattttctacataaaaataataattatgtgtgagccctactaattataagcttaaaataaatttagggtgggtgtaaatttaagattgaatttaggtaggtataaaattttttgtgggtctcatccaatttaggggatctgctggatgcattttttatctcgtTTTCAATTGTttcctaaatttagagttagtgatgcatttaggtgatctgctgggagtgctctaacaATCGTAGACGGACTTTAACCGCGACAGACATGAATGATCAAGCTTGAgtagtttaaattttaaaaaaattctttcgTTCATTTTTACTAAAACGACTCAAGTGTTGctcaaaattaaatttgtagTAATCACAAAAATAAGTTCCATTTTGTTTgatatactctctccatcccagGAAGCATGacctagttcttttcggcacaagaattaaaaaattggtattttatgtgttaagtgtggtaggtgaaaaagtgaataagtgaataaaagggtaattttttctcatttttagaaacaggtcaagcttcttgagacaaaccaaaaaaaaaaaaactgtgtcatgcttcgtggcacgaagggagtatttatcAAATcgctaaaaataaattattaagatTTGAGGCACTCTTCTGTGCAATCGATTGCACCGTATAACTGATTTATGAATGATACTATtttaacatacaaatgacatttgaagatgatcttcaagtgtcatttatatgttgaagtagtgtcattcgaaaatgttcaaATGTCATTTTCTGAATGAAGTAGTATCATTCTGGAAACCAGTTGCACAGTGCAACCGATTGCATAAGAGTATCTGTGTTAAGACTTTCACATAAAAAATGTGTTTTGTTTGATTACTTTTGTCGCGTATTgagaatataaaatttattaatcatatataaatagcctaaaaaattatatatacttgCACCATTTTTTACATATATTTACTCAAAGGAGCTTGGCTAATTTTTGTAGTTTGTCCTAAAATAGTAatgcaatttttcttttttgggagtTGGGGAGGTAAGGGGATTAATTAACAATATTCATACGCTAGTCCTAATAAAACACAATAtagaatttataaaaaaaaacactatATAGAATTTATCGgtatttcatcacaaatcaaaTATTGTGAAGCCAGTAGTAGTTTGGTTCTAATTAactgaaaatatatattaaagaaaTCATGAGAGGCCATGTAAGAAATTATTAACAATGTTGTTGAACTGCCCTGAATCTTCAAGTTGGGGAACGTGTGATGTGTTCTTTATCACTTGTAATCTCGCATTTTCACCAAGCAATCTGCATATTTACAACCAAATATTTTATATCTTGCAAATATAATTAAGCACAATTAATTTgagtaaattttgaattattctCAAATTAATAATCTTGATTGGCTTACTTCTCGAGTTCAACCGCTTTCTCTAGTAAAAATATCTTGTCATGCTCTCCCCACACAATCAACACTTTCTGTGCATTTCCAACAAACAAGCTAATCAGCAACTTGTATAAAAcataaacaataattaataaaatcttTAATGATCGATTAGTGGCTAATACTTTAATCATAAAATATTCTTTTCTACGCCTAAAGAAATACGTATGTAGCTGCTACTCGACTGTGATTTTTGAGCTAAACCCTATTCACGATTTCATATTTTCATCTGTGTACAAAAAAATGGTTATATTATGAACGagacatattttaataaaataattgatagTATTGTAAGTAAAGCAAGGatctcactacaagaaaactggtcgaacaccgacggatatcaccgacggactattttccgtcggtaaatacCGACGGATCACCGACGGACCGTCATCCGGCAACATCGCCGGAGCCGGCATCTATTTCCGATGAAAATACCGACGGACTACCGACGGAATCGCTACCGACGGACaatatccgtcggtaaattcgatattttcgattttaataattatttttattttttaccgacggaataccgACGGAAAATCTACCGACGGATTAAACTCCGTCGGAAAATTgggtaattttgaatttaataattatttttatattttaccgacggattaccgacggaatattccgtcggtaatttcaataaatattattattttatttttttttattttttttatttttttatttttttatattttaaattatttttaaaattagtaccgACGGATAaagtccgtcggtaaattatttttttattattttattatttttactttttattatttatttttttattttttaatttttttattttaaattatttttaattaattttctatattattattatttttaaattattgcaaatattttaaaattgatactaatttttagcaataatattttctccttttaataaacgataatattaattttttttattatcttaaattcgATCATATATTTACCGTTATTttttcgccggcaccacaagtcttagatatcatctcgacatattctaatgttatgaataaatgatattgtatattgaaatagagtttaaatgaattaataggtgctagttatatcaataatacgcgtgttctctACTGGCGACCACTTGAAAGAAACTtgaaggttaagcgtgcttgactcagagcactagtaagatgggtgacccactgggaaattggccaaatcatatgcaattaaattcaaaatacattagaaatacgaaatacttgtagaatacgaagataggttgattaaaaaaaaaaaaaaaaaaaaaaaaaaaaacgaaaattaataattaaaaataataattaatttaccgacggaaaattccgtcggtaatccgtcggtaaacgcGCCACCTACCACGGCCAACGCCGGCGTCGGAGACTTACCGACGGCGAtgtccgtcggtaatccgtcggtaccCACCGACGGACAGaaaaaatccgtcggtaaatcatTTACCGACGAGCGTTTCAACGACGGGTgaaatccgtcggtaatccgtcggtatctccatttaccgacggaattttgatgcttaccgacggaatattccgtcggtgttCGGCCAGATTCTGGTTGTGTCTCAATATCAATGTAATTTTGAATTAAGTGATTATAAAGTGTAATAAGGGTCTCATTAATAcaaaattttgtaaataatggaGAATTGGAGGTTAGTAAAATATATGATGAATTGTGTGGACTCTACTTCTACAAATGAACATGACAAACTTTATGTAGACGAGCCGAAAAGGAAATTATGAGACCTTTActtcattaatattttattaaaatttgtgtcgttCATAATATGctaattttttgtggacaaatgaagtattatattatgaaagtgatttaaatttaaatgaaaactTTTTATTCTCAAAATTGTGAGAATTTTGAACTGAATTTGTAACGGAACTGCATCAAGATTCAAGAgtataaaaattgcattaaaCTTTACAACAAACAAATATCGCAAAGTGCTTGTAGATTTGATGCAGTTACGTACTTATAAACTCAGCGCAATTTTATTATCCAATGCAGTTTTTACAATTCTAATGATAAAAAGTGTTTTTTTTCAACTTAATCCAATTTTATATTGGTTGGCCTATTATATCATGCATATACAAAGTTATACTTAATTCGTCCCCCATATTTATGCACACCTTTCATTTTTGGTACGTCTCTCAAATTTATGCAAAATCTACTTTTGAACATTAATTCACGTGcgtataattttcacaatttcgCCTTTTCAATTTACATTATTTATCCACAGTCTATTTAACAATACTCTtaatatgaaatattttcttcactattaatactttaaataaatttttattaaaatttgtgtcaaaagtatttatgcatatttatgagaGACGAAAAAAATAGTATATACCTGAGAGAGGGGGCAAATGGTTCCAGTATCATCCTGTCCAAGGGTTAATCCTTTCAAGAGTTCCAGCTTCTCCTTCCTATTATCGCTATACAATTTCTGGTCCCATTtccaaatattaatttattattaaaaacatTTCTGTATGAAAAGTGGTTCAAATAAATTCAAACCCCGATTGTATATTATAGattaatttattatgaattatTATGAGATAAGGTTCAAACAAAATTCAAACCCCGATGGtacattataaatttattatgaagtGCTCCATTATGTGTTAATCTGTAAAAGAAATATTAtgaattccaaaaaaaaaaaaaagtttatctTCAAGGTTTGAACTTTGAGGCatgaatttattcattaaagtgATGAATATTCCCTctgttttttttaagtgtcctattatgataaatttattatttatttttaagtgccctatttcaaaatttaataataaaaaaataacaaagttCCTACTTTACCCTTTTTCTTTAATATCACAAGTTAACAATTATTTTTGTGCATTAATAATTATATGGGTACAAATGTAATATTCAACTTTTTTGGTATACGTTCTTTTTTTCCATGGGACACTTCCTCCGTTTCATTaaagtatatttattttctttttggtctatCTCATAATatacaatttatttttgaacATACCActaatcccttatttttttaactttacTATAACATAAGTGAGCCCCTTTATCCACTCACGACACAATGAACTAACAcctattaaaatttgtgccaaaCAACCTAAACATAATGTAGTAGTAATTCCTAATTTTGCATGGGTTTTATCTCTTATTACGTGTGATCTTCGTATACAAAAGTTTTCCATCTAATACTAGTAATGGATGATGAAGATCAGTACGagattatatttaaattaaaatctaaatATCAGGGTTTTTGTAGTTGCTAACAAATGACTAGCTGCTTCTTGCTCGGACGAAGTCAAATCAGATCACCTAATTAAAAGACTAATTTGGAAAAGTAGTTGAATAGACAATAAAAATTAGTGCTGTGTTGCATTAATTGGAGCAAGTATTAATTTCCAACTACAACCTAGCTACTCACTTACTTAAGCAACAATAAACATATGAGTATACAGCAACTCGTACCAAGATTATAactcactaaataaaataaaatcgaatTAAAACTCACACAGTTAGCAATTTTATAATCAGTTAATTTCTCTTAGGTAAAAGGTTATCTAGTTCCGTGCATATTGTTAATATGACCATTCATTTTAATTCGAAGTGTGTAATTATTATATTCGAGTTTATTGCAGTTTTAATCCTGTGTATAAATTTCAGATAAAAAAGGAATTATTTCTTTGTATACTCTCTCTTTATCAAGTGTCctactgttttttttttgttctctaAATAAGTGttccatttcaaaatttgagagtataattatgacattcttctattttatttttatttactaattttcagaatatgataattaattgtatataagCGTTTATCATGATAATTATTAAGATTACAAATATAAATTTCCTTATATCATTTGTACACTAGGTGAGAAAGCAAACAAATTTATCTATTCAATCATGACATTTCATTTCTTCTTTTAATTGATCATATGAAAttcttaaaattcaaataattacaaTTCCATTATTagaatattttattgaatattatTTTAGAAGGTGAAATAGCAACATGCATAATGCGAcgaaaaataattcatgaaGAACTAAggataatttaataattttatacatcaTCTTAAATATTTTGCTAGCAAATTTTAGATTTCAATATTGAATTTCAGATTAATAAGTTAGATATTTACTCACGTCAATGAAATCGTTGAGGATGAAATCCGGCATAAGCAGTCGCCGGAAAACGGACAAACCGAACAATTTCCGCAGCTGCGAGGCGGAGCTGGGCAGCAACAAATCCTCAACCTTCTCCAGTTTCGCTCTCTTCAGCAGCTCCACATGATCCCTCCGCCGCATGTTCGCCGCGGAGCTAGCGATCACCACCTTCTCCACCCTCTCCGGCCACATCGCCGCCATTCGGTACGCAACCAGTCCGCCGTAGCTCGTGCCGACTACGGAATACCTGCGCGAATTCAAGCCTCAAAATTCACGCATAATAATCTAACCGCAGATCAAATTCAGAATTTATAATAGGAGAATCCAATTAGATTAATTTCTCGCGATGATATCGGAGAATTAGGGCTTATAACTAGCTCGTACCTGCTAATCCCGAGCTTCTCCATGAGTTTAGCAACGGAAGCCGCCTGAAAAATCTCGGACCTGTCGGCGGATTCGGTGGAGGAGCCGCCGAAAAAGAGTAGATCGGGCACGTAGACGCTGAATTGGCGGGAGAAGAAGGAGATCTGAGGTCGCCATTGCCAGACGCCGTGAGGTCCGAAGCCGTGGATCAGGACCAGCGGAGGTTTGGTGGAGGCGGCGGGGCCCCAAAAGCTGATGGTGGTGGCGCTGTCTATGTCTACGCTTTGAGAGGAGAGGCCGGCGGCGGCGAGACAGCGGCGGAGGAAGCTGCCGTAGATTGAGACGAAGCTGAGACAGA
It contains:
- the LOC130995229 gene encoding uncharacterized protein LOC130995229 isoform X2, with the translated sequence MAAFCLSFVSIYGSFLRRCLAAAGLSSQSVDIDSATTISFWGPAASTKPPLVLIHGFGPHGVWQWRPQISFFSRQFSVYVPDLLFFGGSSTESADRSEIFQAASVAKLMEKLGISRYSVVGTSYGGLVAYRMAAMWPERVEKVVIASSAANMRRRDHVELLKRAKLEKVEDLLLPSSASQLRKLFGLSVFRRLLMPDFILNDFIDKVLIVWGEHDKIFLLEKAVELEKLLGENARLQVIKNTSHVPQLEDSGQFNNIVNNFLHGLS
- the LOC130995229 gene encoding uncharacterized protein LOC130995229 isoform X1 encodes the protein MAAFCLSFVSIYGSFLRRCLAAAGLSSQSVDIDSATTISFWGPAASTKPPLVLIHGFGPHGVWQWRPQISFFSRQFSVYVPDLLFFGGSSTESADRSEIFQAASVAKLMEKLGISRYSVVGTSYGGLVAYRMAAMWPERVEKVVIASSAANMRRRDHVELLKRAKLEKVEDLLLPSSASQLRKLFGLSVFRRLLMPDFILNDFIDKLYSDNRKEKLELLKGLTLGQDDTGTICPLSQKVLIVWGEHDKIFLLEKAVELEKLLGENARLQVIKNTSHVPQLEDSGQFNNIVNNFLHGLS